From Streptomyces yatensis, one genomic window encodes:
- a CDS encoding UbiA family prenyltransferase codes for MAAPRTALLAHLQTWRPYTLWYPGLVGLAGATLAEAHPTTGQLLVAWAAPTLGWLAGHYLGDYYDRDLDALSKPQRPIPSGRLSPRAAVATGTGCAIAVAALALWANWRAVAVAAAAMAGIVAYSRVLKGRGLSGNLIRGVLTALTVLFGAMAVQPWPPWRALPFALVFLAHDTASNLVGTLRDVDGDREGGYATVPVRQGVRRATHTAAALYLAAVAVACAATGLVPKDTAGYLVLLSAAALCGAGAFGLLLRSPGHLAPALALRAHAVLVAERLVLAAAVVAAGAGAAPALALLTPLLTVSVITQSRMRSRHEFPAPLADGGPTLPDPRP; via the coding sequence GTGGCGGCCCCGCGCACCGCACTCCTGGCCCATCTGCAGACCTGGCGCCCGTACACCCTGTGGTATCCCGGGCTGGTCGGACTCGCCGGAGCCACCCTCGCCGAAGCGCACCCCACCACCGGGCAGTTGCTGGTGGCCTGGGCCGCGCCGACCCTCGGCTGGCTCGCCGGCCACTATCTCGGCGACTACTACGACCGTGACCTCGACGCGCTCAGCAAGCCCCAACGTCCCATTCCTTCGGGCCGGTTGAGCCCACGAGCCGCCGTGGCCACGGGCACCGGCTGCGCCATCGCCGTGGCCGCGCTGGCCCTGTGGGCCAACTGGCGCGCCGTGGCCGTGGCCGCCGCCGCCATGGCGGGCATCGTGGCCTACAGCCGGGTGCTCAAGGGACGTGGCCTGTCGGGCAATCTCATCCGGGGCGTGCTGACCGCGCTCACCGTGCTCTTCGGCGCGATGGCCGTCCAGCCGTGGCCACCGTGGCGGGCGCTGCCCTTCGCCCTGGTCTTCCTGGCCCATGACACCGCGTCCAACCTCGTCGGCACCCTCCGCGACGTCGACGGCGATCGCGAGGGCGGCTACGCCACCGTGCCGGTGCGCCAGGGTGTCCGGCGCGCCACCCACACCGCGGCCGCGCTGTATCTGGCCGCCGTGGCGGTGGCCTGCGCCGCCACCGGGCTGGTGCCCAAGGACACGGCCGGCTATCTCGTGCTGCTGTCCGCGGCGGCGCTGTGCGGCGCGGGCGCCTTCGGGCTGCTGCTGCGGTCACCGGGGCACCTCGCCCCCGCGCTGGCGCTGCGCGCCCACGCCGTCCTCGTCGCCGAACGCCTGGTGCTGGCCGCGGCGGTGGTGGCCGCGGGCGCCGGTGCGGCGCCCGCCCTGGCGCTGCTGACACCGCTCCTCACGGTCAGCGTCATCACCCAGAGCCGGATGCGGTCCCGGCACGAATTCCCCGCCCCCCTGGCCGACGGCGGTCCCACCCTCCCCGATCCACGCCCCTGA
- a CDS encoding prenyltransferase/squalene oxidase repeat-containing protein — MPASALTESVGTAVTAGTEALLAHRRDDGAFVFGAHHASPLNTAGALTALHFADPEGSAGTIERGVTWLCETQRDDGGWAMRGVPTEPLTTALAAAALHLLAPRRAASAVHAARARFDELGGSGAVPEPAMTALIRQFHTFAGLPHEGAQRRLPLELLLFPGLSRRLLSLRLPIYASQALAQSAHRRRGPAGRALDRLARPRALAIVRDAYEREGATGGFSTDPWLTGLICLGLARSGRAPDLVRAAARWLRSAANPDGSWDLMPLDVTWTNFATAALIEAGHAEDPQLIGTREMLHRHQQPEPFDALGCPAGYWGFSSPRSWPMALETAESSAILLKLPGGADDRHVRAGLAWLTATQDAAGSWSLAVRNSKPGGFGPCPQMTAKVVGALLDSGAGADDPRVAKAVRWLLGRQRPDGSFEAMWYRGGSPGTAAALEALSRAGRTGEHHRAAARARDWLLRTRHPDGSWSTGEGTRPGTVEETAWALRGLLAAGLSPADPAPAAAARWLVDAQRADGGWTPGPVNEYVRGCARYADDGIAAGLALRALAHYRSAGAARAAETGEGGRG, encoded by the coding sequence ATGCCCGCTTCCGCCTTGACCGAGAGCGTCGGCACGGCCGTCACCGCCGGTACCGAGGCGCTCCTCGCCCACCGGCGCGACGACGGCGCCTTCGTCTTCGGCGCGCACCACGCCTCCCCGCTGAACACCGCCGGAGCCCTCACCGCACTCCACTTCGCCGATCCGGAGGGCTCGGCCGGGACCATCGAGCGCGGTGTCACCTGGCTGTGCGAGACCCAGCGGGACGACGGCGGCTGGGCCATGCGCGGAGTGCCCACCGAACCCCTCACCACCGCGCTCGCCGCCGCGGCACTCCACCTGCTCGCCCCCCGCCGGGCGGCGTCGGCCGTCCACGCCGCACGGGCCCGGTTCGACGAGCTCGGCGGCTCCGGGGCCGTTCCGGAACCCGCGATGACCGCCCTCATCCGCCAGTTCCACACCTTCGCCGGACTGCCCCACGAGGGAGCCCAGCGGCGGCTCCCCCTGGAACTGCTGCTCTTCCCCGGCCTCAGCCGGCGGCTGCTGAGCCTGCGGCTGCCCATCTACGCGAGCCAGGCGCTCGCCCAGTCCGCCCACCGCCGCCGCGGCCCGGCCGGCCGCGCCCTGGACCGGCTGGCCCGGCCGAGGGCCCTGGCGATCGTCCGTGACGCGTACGAACGCGAGGGCGCCACCGGCGGCTTCAGCACCGACCCCTGGCTCACCGGACTCATCTGCCTGGGCCTCGCCCGCTCCGGCCGGGCGCCCGACCTGGTCCGCGCCGCCGCCCGCTGGCTCCGCTCGGCGGCGAACCCGGACGGCTCCTGGGATCTGATGCCGCTCGATGTGACCTGGACGAACTTCGCCACCGCCGCGCTGATCGAGGCCGGTCACGCCGAGGACCCGCAGCTGATCGGCACCCGCGAGATGCTCCACCGCCACCAGCAGCCCGAACCGTTCGACGCCCTCGGCTGCCCGGCCGGCTACTGGGGCTTCTCCAGCCCCCGCAGCTGGCCGATGGCCCTGGAGACGGCCGAGTCCAGCGCCATCCTGCTGAAGCTGCCCGGCGGCGCGGACGACCGCCACGTCCGGGCCGGACTGGCGTGGCTGACCGCCACCCAGGACGCCGCCGGATCCTGGAGCCTGGCCGTACGGAACAGCAAACCGGGCGGCTTCGGGCCCTGCCCCCAGATGACGGCCAAGGTCGTGGGCGCCCTGCTCGACTCCGGAGCCGGGGCCGACGACCCGCGCGTGGCCAAGGCGGTGCGCTGGCTGCTCGGCCGGCAGCGCCCCGACGGATCGTTCGAGGCCATGTGGTACCGCGGCGGCAGCCCCGGCACCGCCGCGGCGCTGGAGGCGCTCAGCCGGGCGGGCCGCACCGGGGAACACCACCGCGCGGCGGCCCGGGCCAGGGACTGGCTGCTGCGCACCCGGCACCCCGACGGCTCGTGGAGCACGGGCGAGGGCACCCGGCCGGGCACCGTCGAGGAGACCGCCTGGGCGCTGCGCGGGCTGCTCGCCGCCGGGCTGAGCCCCGCCGACCCGGCCCCCGCGGCGGCGGCCCGGTGGCTCGTGGACGCCCAGCGGGCGGACGGCGGCTGGACCCCGGGCCCGGTCAACGAGTACGTCCGCGGCTGTGCCCGCTACGCCGACGACGGCATCGCGGCGGGCCTGGCGCTGCGGGCCCTCGCCCACTATCGCTCCGCGGGGGCCGCTCGCGCAGCAGAAACCGGAGAAGGAGGCCGAGGATGA
- a CDS encoding lytic polysaccharide monooxygenase, with the protein MTSYRTAAVGALLGALPWLFTALAAQPALAHGAPTDPVSRTFACSPEGGGAARSAACRAAQAANGPAAADWDNLRIAGVAGEDRERVPDGKLCSGGLEAYRGLDLARADWPSTRLSAGADLTLTYRSTIPHTGTFELYLTKEGYDPARPLKWSDLEAKPFATAEDPALVDDAYRIKATLPAGRTGRQLLYTIWRNTSTPDTYYSCSDVVLSAAAPSSKAPSSDAPSSDAPSSEAATPPSRAATPPSRDTAAASRATSATSATSEEDGGDSTPVLLAGGASVLVLGAGVAATVRRRHPRR; encoded by the coding sequence ATGACCTCGTATCGCACCGCCGCCGTGGGCGCTCTTCTCGGGGCCCTCCCCTGGCTGTTCACCGCGCTGGCCGCACAGCCCGCCCTGGCGCACGGGGCGCCGACGGACCCGGTGAGCCGGACGTTCGCCTGCTCCCCCGAGGGCGGGGGCGCGGCGCGGTCGGCGGCGTGCCGGGCGGCTCAGGCCGCCAATGGTCCGGCGGCGGCGGACTGGGACAACCTGCGGATCGCGGGGGTGGCGGGCGAGGACCGGGAGCGGGTCCCGGACGGGAAGCTGTGCAGCGGAGGCCTGGAGGCGTACCGGGGGCTGGATCTGGCGCGCGCCGACTGGCCGTCGACGCGGCTGTCGGCCGGGGCCGACCTCACCCTCACCTACCGGTCGACGATCCCGCACACGGGGACCTTCGAGCTCTATCTCACCAAGGAGGGCTACGATCCCGCGCGGCCGCTGAAGTGGTCGGACCTGGAGGCGAAGCCGTTCGCCACGGCCGAGGACCCCGCGCTGGTCGACGACGCGTACCGCATCAAGGCCACGCTGCCCGCCGGCCGGACCGGCCGTCAGCTGCTCTATACGATCTGGCGGAACACCAGCACCCCGGACACCTACTACTCCTGTTCCGATGTGGTGCTGAGCGCTGCGGCCCCCTCGTCGAAGGCTCCCTCGTCGGATGCCCCCTCGTCGGACGCTCCCTCGTCGGAGGCCGCCACCCCGCCGTCCCGCGCCGCCACTCCGCCGTCCCGGGACACCGCGGCGGCCTCCCGCGCCACCTCCGCCACCTCCGCCACTTCAGAAGAGGACGGCGGCGACAGCACTCCGGTGCTGCTCGCCGGTGGGGCGTCCGTGCTGGTGCTCGGCGCGGGTGTCGCCGCCACCGTACGGCGGCGACACCCGCGCCGCTGA
- a CDS encoding oxygenase MpaB family protein: MTPPTSLRQAEEIYRRVAFDTFAQDLKMGLNLGFCRTFAVPEIARVLTATGRMTRHTRARAKATGELMYRMFRHGLDGEEGERAVTALKCLHAPWAISHDAYRYVLACFDLAPMRWCAAYAWRAPTDTERDASHAFYLALAERMGVPDVLPDRREFEAWTVDFERAHFTFTPEADALWAATRDLLAGRVPGVLGPLAGSAADSLLDEGLRRALGVGRPAPPVRTATHTALRLRAATGRVRRRIRGSHRPAGMSMVQ, from the coding sequence ATGACGCCGCCCACCTCGTTGCGGCAGGCCGAGGAGATCTACCGTCGGGTGGCGTTCGATACCTTCGCCCAGGATCTGAAGATGGGCCTCAACCTGGGGTTCTGCCGTACCTTCGCGGTACCGGAGATCGCCCGGGTGCTCACCGCCACCGGCCGGATGACCCGGCACACCCGGGCTCGCGCCAAGGCGACCGGCGAGTTGATGTATCGGATGTTCCGCCATGGTCTGGACGGCGAGGAGGGTGAGCGCGCCGTCACCGCGCTGAAGTGTCTGCACGCCCCGTGGGCCATCAGCCACGACGCCTACCGCTATGTGCTGGCCTGCTTCGACCTCGCGCCAATGCGCTGGTGCGCCGCCTATGCCTGGCGGGCTCCCACCGACACCGAACGGGACGCGTCCCACGCCTTCTATCTCGCCCTCGCCGAGCGGATGGGCGTTCCGGACGTCCTGCCGGACCGGCGGGAGTTCGAGGCGTGGACGGTGGACTTCGAGCGGGCCCACTTCACCTTCACCCCCGAGGCCGACGCCCTGTGGGCGGCCACCAGGGATCTGCTCGCCGGACGTGTCCCCGGGGTTCTCGGCCCGCTCGCGGGCAGCGCCGCGGACAGCCTCTTGGACGAGGGACTGCGCCGGGCGCTCGGCGTTGGGCGGCCCGCGCCGCCGGTCCGCACCGCGACCCACACCGCGCTGCGGCTGCGCGCCGCCACCGGGCGCGTGCGCAGGAGAATTCGCGGAAGCCACCGACCCGCCGGTATGTCGATGGTGCAATAG
- a CDS encoding aminotransferase class I/II-fold pyridoxal phosphate-dependent enzyme: MTPVVAENNPFHQMSLNETVHPPLPEVVDAVLRTARTAHRTLDALGAGLCQALAAHLGVRPEHVLAGPGSGALLQQLFSTLTGPDTDTVHAWPSWEAYPMMAANAGSTTVRVPLTGYDHDLKAMADAVTDRTRMVLLCTPNNPTGTALDQERILRFLDRLPAHVTVVIDEAYRDFADPGAVADGIALHRADERVCVVRTFSKSYGLLSLRVGYLVAHEPVLAPLRSVLPFYRVSAVAQEAAIAALGAQEQVLRQCAETAGERDRLHRTLLDQGWEAPASQGNFLWLPMTSGVERFTQFCADHGVVVCGKPGEGVRVTVAEPVANQAFAELAGKYREAAV; encoded by the coding sequence ATGACTCCGGTGGTCGCGGAGAACAATCCCTTCCACCAGATGTCGCTCAACGAAACCGTTCACCCCCCGCTTCCCGAAGTGGTGGACGCCGTCCTGCGCACCGCGCGGACCGCCCACCGTACCCTGGATGCCCTCGGCGCCGGGCTCTGTCAGGCCCTCGCCGCACATCTGGGAGTGCGCCCGGAACATGTGCTGGCCGGACCGGGTTCCGGCGCGCTGCTCCAGCAGCTGTTCTCCACCCTCACCGGACCGGATACGGACACGGTGCACGCCTGGCCCTCGTGGGAGGCGTACCCCATGATGGCGGCCAACGCCGGATCCACCACCGTCCGGGTGCCGCTCACCGGATACGACCACGATCTGAAGGCGATGGCCGACGCCGTCACCGACCGCACCCGCATGGTCCTGCTGTGCACCCCCAACAACCCCACCGGCACCGCGCTGGACCAGGAGCGCATCCTGCGCTTCCTCGACCGGCTCCCCGCGCACGTCACCGTCGTCATCGACGAGGCCTACCGGGACTTCGCCGACCCCGGCGCCGTCGCCGACGGCATCGCCCTGCACCGCGCCGATGAACGGGTCTGTGTGGTGCGGACGTTCTCCAAGTCGTACGGGCTGCTCAGCCTGCGGGTCGGCTATCTCGTGGCGCATGAGCCCGTGCTCGCCCCGCTCCGCTCGGTGCTGCCCTTCTACCGGGTGAGCGCCGTGGCGCAGGAGGCCGCCATCGCCGCGCTCGGCGCCCAGGAACAGGTGCTCCGGCAGTGCGCCGAGACCGCCGGGGAGCGCGACCGGCTCCACCGGACCCTGCTCGACCAGGGCTGGGAGGCGCCCGCGAGCCAGGGCAACTTCCTGTGGCTGCCCATGACCTCCGGAGTGGAGCGCTTCACCCAGTTCTGCGCGGACCACGGTGTGGTGGTCTGCGGAAAACCGGGCGAAGGGGTGCGGGTGACCGTCGCCGAGCCCGTCGCCAACCAGGCATTCGCGGAACTCGCCGGGAAGTACCGGGAGGCGGCCGTATGA
- a CDS encoding TauD/TfdA dioxygenase family protein: MSTSALMVTPVSGALGAEIRGVDLTELTDELFDRIHELLLKHLVVFFPDQEHLTPEAHIALGRRLGELEVHPFLPKVEGHPEIVVLDADQGAKADEWHIDVTFQPNPPVASILHLQVCPASGGDTMWSNQYLVYETLSEPMRELLDGLTAVHVLNTPQTGEHSAEHPVVRIHPETGRRSLYVTRMWTSHIPQLSRPESDALLQYLFEHSESPRFNCRYRWQPGAVAMWDNRATQHLAVNDYTEPRRGQRVTVLGDHPTGDTPRWKEYRPAPDERYYPRHVTARHGYR; this comes from the coding sequence ATGTCCACTTCCGCATTGATGGTGACCCCCGTCTCCGGAGCACTCGGCGCGGAGATCCGCGGTGTCGATCTGACCGAGCTCACCGATGAACTCTTCGACCGGATCCACGAGTTGCTGCTCAAACACCTCGTGGTCTTCTTCCCGGACCAGGAGCACCTCACCCCCGAGGCGCATATCGCCCTGGGACGGCGGCTGGGGGAGCTGGAGGTCCATCCGTTCCTGCCGAAGGTCGAGGGCCATCCCGAGATCGTGGTCCTGGACGCGGACCAGGGAGCCAAGGCCGACGAGTGGCATATCGACGTGACCTTCCAGCCCAATCCGCCGGTCGCCTCCATCCTCCATCTGCAGGTGTGTCCCGCCTCCGGAGGCGACACCATGTGGAGCAACCAGTACCTGGTCTACGAGACGCTCTCCGAGCCGATGCGCGAACTCCTCGACGGCCTCACCGCCGTCCATGTCCTCAACACCCCGCAGACCGGCGAGCACTCCGCAGAACACCCGGTGGTGCGGATCCACCCCGAGACCGGCAGGCGCTCCCTGTACGTCACCCGCATGTGGACCTCGCACATCCCGCAGCTCAGCCGCCCGGAGAGCGACGCCCTGCTGCAGTACCTCTTCGAGCACTCCGAGTCGCCCCGGTTCAACTGCCGCTACCGCTGGCAGCCCGGCGCCGTCGCGATGTGGGACAACCGCGCCACCCAGCACCTGGCCGTCAACGACTACACCGAACCCCGCAGGGGCCAGCGGGTGACCGTCCTCGGCGACCATCCCACCGGCGACACCCCGCGCTGGAAGGAGTACCGGCCCGCGCCCGACGAGCGCTACTACCCGCGCCACGTCACGGCCCGCCACGGCTACCGGTGA
- a CDS encoding spore-associated protein A yields MAATAVLATAIAGTVALTPQASAAATAAYNGVCGSGYKVVNSAPIGSKGTVFLTYNSAKGKNCVVTVRNTTGKAVPMFAYLYVQGADESAEDGGAYTSYAGPVYGDGRGKCVDWAGGIENQSTWTYGSNCGSLKAYRVTKGW; encoded by the coding sequence ATGGCCGCCACTGCGGTGCTCGCCACCGCCATCGCGGGTACCGTGGCCCTGACGCCGCAGGCATCGGCCGCCGCCACGGCCGCGTACAACGGGGTGTGCGGCAGCGGGTACAAGGTGGTGAACTCGGCGCCCATCGGCTCCAAGGGCACCGTCTTCCTCACCTACAACTCCGCCAAGGGCAAGAACTGCGTGGTCACCGTCCGGAACACCACGGGCAAGGCGGTTCCGATGTTCGCCTACCTGTACGTTCAGGGCGCCGACGAGTCGGCCGAGGACGGCGGCGCGTACACCTCGTACGCGGGCCCGGTGTACGGCGACGGGCGCGGTAAGTGCGTGGACTGGGCCGGGGGCATCGAGAACCAGTCCACCTGGACGTACGGATCGAACTGCGGATCCCTGAAGGCCTACCGCGTGACCAAGGGCTGGTAA
- a CDS encoding FAD-dependent oxidoreductase: MSPDVLVCGAGVGGLAAARALGGLGLDVLVVDKQPKVRPIAKGEVLQPGALRLLRSWGVEKRLDAQGAVRLGRLVVRDPRGTALMSLDYGQLPAPDQWLLAHDHTAILAALAESLGPGVELRRGVRAEAPLRDGSGRITGLRLAEGGRVYEQRAPLVVAADGISSRLRSWAGIEAKRADYPHRLVSFDIGDADAAARADDFSAYVTDRGLRLLYPLPGGRLRLYLQAGPDELRGVTARGGLADWAARALSQVPALEPLTASLLAHLGSRQTLPVGRLLSPRLSGRGLALVGEAAYAVHPMAAQGMNTAITSAGALAERLSGHLERTGGMSAAAVDAALRDYHERQLPLLTQAARTSGNAARMVTDLSWRGRVLGRRAVRHTGANPRLLLTVTHNMSGLGPRPLTPLDRLQQLGLLPDPRAHRVPTAPAGRPQPM; this comes from the coding sequence ATGAGCCCCGATGTGCTCGTGTGCGGGGCGGGCGTCGGCGGTCTCGCCGCGGCCCGCGCGCTCGGCGGCCTCGGACTGGACGTCCTGGTGGTCGACAAGCAGCCGAAGGTCCGCCCGATCGCCAAGGGAGAGGTGCTCCAGCCGGGCGCGCTGCGCCTGCTGCGCTCCTGGGGCGTGGAGAAGCGGCTCGACGCCCAGGGCGCGGTCCGGCTCGGACGGCTGGTCGTCCGCGATCCCCGTGGCACCGCGCTGATGTCCCTCGACTACGGCCAACTGCCCGCCCCCGACCAATGGTTGCTGGCCCATGACCACACCGCCATCCTCGCCGCCCTGGCCGAGAGCCTCGGGCCGGGTGTCGAACTGCGCCGCGGTGTCCGCGCGGAGGCGCCGCTGCGCGACGGCTCCGGCCGGATCACCGGACTGCGGCTGGCCGAAGGCGGCAGGGTCTACGAGCAGCGGGCGCCACTCGTGGTCGCCGCCGACGGCATCTCCTCACGGCTGCGGTCCTGGGCGGGCATCGAGGCGAAACGGGCCGACTATCCGCACCGGCTGGTCTCCTTCGACATCGGCGACGCCGACGCGGCCGCGCGGGCCGACGACTTCTCCGCGTATGTCACCGACCGGGGGCTACGGCTGCTCTATCCGCTGCCGGGCGGCCGGTTGCGGCTCTACCTCCAGGCCGGGCCCGATGAGCTGCGCGGTGTCACGGCGCGCGGGGGACTGGCCGACTGGGCCGCCCGGGCGCTGTCCCAGGTGCCCGCCCTGGAGCCGCTGACCGCCTCCCTGCTCGCCCATCTGGGCAGCCGCCAGACGCTGCCCGTCGGACGGCTGCTGTCGCCCCGGCTGTCCGGCCGCGGACTGGCGCTGGTCGGCGAGGCCGCGTACGCCGTCCATCCGATGGCGGCGCAGGGCATGAACACCGCCATCACCAGCGCCGGTGCCCTCGCCGAGCGGCTGTCGGGCCATCTGGAGCGTACGGGCGGGATGTCGGCCGCGGCGGTGGACGCCGCGCTGCGCGACTACCACGAGCGGCAGCTGCCCCTGCTCACCCAGGCGGCCAGGACCAGCGGCAACGCGGCGCGGATGGTCACCGATCTGTCGTGGCGCGGCCGGGTGCTCGGGCGCCGGGCCGTCCGACACACCGGCGCCAACCCCCGGCTGCTGCTCACCGTCACCCACAACATGTCGGGCCTCGGCCCGCGCCCGCTGACCCCGCTGGACCGGCTGCAGCAGCTCGGTCTCCTCCCCGATCCGCGCGCCCACCGAGTGCCGACCGCCCCGGCCGGCCGACCGCAACCCATGTGA
- a CDS encoding polyprenyl synthetase family protein: MTPPDVAVTEVADPLAEAAPTMELLLRELDRRWPTEAERLHQISRYALLPAGKLLRPLLLMESAEAVGGGGPGVVPAALSVEYLHVGSLVHDDVIDGDAMRRGRPSVVARYGTADAIVTGDALMLGMFGVLTDGAEETGGLPPGRVLGAVRVFARAGVDLCRGQAMEGELRGDLGCGLDRYLTMSSLKTGALFRAACRGGAILAGGTPAQQHALTAYAEHLGLAFQMHDDLLPYTSDPRTTGKSALSDIAAARPTFPVLLCHAMAGATGRARLEAALGGALPAADALRTVRELLETTGALDAARDQATAQADRATSCLAELPRSRATAVLAAVADLSVSRDR, encoded by the coding sequence ATGACACCTCCCGATGTCGCGGTCACCGAGGTGGCCGACCCGCTGGCGGAGGCCGCGCCGACCATGGAGCTCCTGCTGCGCGAGCTCGACCGGCGCTGGCCGACCGAGGCCGAACGCCTCCATCAGATCTCGCGGTACGCGCTGCTCCCGGCCGGGAAGCTGCTGCGCCCGCTGCTGCTCATGGAGTCGGCCGAGGCGGTGGGCGGCGGCGGACCCGGCGTCGTCCCGGCCGCGCTCAGCGTGGAGTACCTCCATGTGGGCTCCCTCGTCCACGACGACGTCATCGACGGCGACGCGATGCGGCGCGGCCGTCCGTCCGTCGTGGCGCGCTACGGCACCGCCGATGCCATCGTCACCGGGGACGCCCTGATGCTGGGCATGTTCGGGGTGCTCACCGACGGCGCCGAAGAGACCGGCGGACTGCCGCCGGGCCGGGTCCTGGGCGCCGTGCGGGTCTTTGCCCGGGCGGGCGTCGACCTGTGCCGCGGCCAGGCGATGGAAGGCGAACTCCGCGGCGACCTCGGCTGCGGACTCGACCGGTATCTCACCATGAGTTCCCTGAAGACCGGGGCGCTGTTCCGGGCCGCCTGCCGGGGCGGGGCGATCCTGGCCGGCGGAACCCCGGCCCAGCAGCACGCGCTCACCGCCTACGCCGAACATCTGGGGCTGGCCTTCCAGATGCACGACGACCTGCTGCCGTACACCAGCGACCCCCGCACCACCGGCAAGTCCGCCCTCAGCGACATCGCGGCCGCCCGGCCCACCTTCCCCGTCCTGCTCTGCCACGCCATGGCCGGCGCCACCGGCCGCGCCCGGCTGGAGGCGGCGCTCGGCGGCGCCCTGCCCGCCGCCGACGCGCTGCGGACGGTGCGCGAACTGCTGGAGACGACCGGTGCGCTCGACGCCGCGCGGGACCAGGCCACCGCCCAGGCGGACCGGGCCACGTCCTGTCTGGCGGAGCTGCCCCGCTCCCGGGCCACCGCCGTGCTCGCGGCGGTGGCCGATCTGTCGGTCAGCCGGGACCGGTGA